In one Cervus elaphus chromosome 9, mCerEla1.1, whole genome shotgun sequence genomic region, the following are encoded:
- the LOC122700808 gene encoding sperm-associated acrosin inhibitor-like yields MSFFSSWIKAIFIIGLAFSLYSETAFVSSGEIRKRPECNVYKDQLHFCTKEKDPVCATNGQTYSNKCHFCSKKLESRGKFGFSHWGHCC; encoded by the exons ATGTCCTTCTTCTCATCATGGATCAAAGCTATTTTCATCATTGGTTtggcattttctctttattctg AAACTGCTTTTGTATCTTCTGGAGAAATTCGCAAAAGG CCAGAATGTAACGTGTATAAGGATCAATTACACTTTTgcacaaaagaaaaagatccaGTCTGTGCAACGAATGGCCAAACGTACTCCAATAAATGCCATTTCTGCAGTAAAAAACT agaaagcagaggaaaattTGGTTTTAGTCACTGGGGTCATTGTTGCTGA